A portion of the Macaca mulatta isolate MMU2019108-1 chromosome 2, T2T-MMU8v2.0, whole genome shotgun sequence genome contains these proteins:
- the MST1R gene encoding macrophage-stimulating protein receptor isoform X14, which yields MELLPPLPQSFLLLLLLPAKPAAAKEWQCPRTPYAASRDFNVKYMVPSFSAGGLVQTMVTYQGDKNESAVFVAIRNRLHVLGPDLKSVQSLATGPAGDPGCQTCAACGPGPHGPSGDTDTKVLVLEPALPALVSCGSSLQGRCFLHDLDPQGTAVHLAAPACLFSAHHNRPDDCPDCVASPLGTRVTVVEQGQASYFYVASSLDAAVAASFSPRSVSIRRLKADASGFAPGFVALSVLPKHLVSYSIEYVHSFHTGAFVYFLTVQPASVTDAPGALHTRLARLSATEPELGDYRELVLDCRFAPKRRRRGAPEGGQPYPVLRVAHSAPVGAQLATELSIAEGQEVLFGVFVAGKDSGPGVGPNSVVCAFPIDLLDTLIDEGVERCCESPVHPGLRRGLDFFQSPSFCPNPPGLEAPSPNTSCRHFPLLVSSSFSRVDLFNGLLGTVEVTALYVTRLDNVTVAHMGTADGRILQVELARSLNYLLYVSNFSLGDSGQPVQRDVSRLGDHLFFASGEQVFQVPIQGPGCRHFLTCGRCLRAQRFMGCGWCGNMCGRQKECPGSWQQDHCPPKLTEFHPHSGPLRGSTRLTLCGSNFYLHPSGLVPEGTHQITVGQSPCQPLPKDSSKLRPVPRKDFVEEFECELEPLGTQAVGPTNVSLTVTNMPPGKHFRVDGTSMLRGFFFMEPVLIAVQPLFGPRAGGTCLTLEGQSLSVGTSRAVLVNGTECLLARVSEGQLLCATPPGAMVASVPLSLQVGGAQVPGSWTFHYREDPVVLSISPNCGYSNSHITICGQHLTSAWHLVLSFHDGLRAVESRCERQLPEQQLCRLPEYVVQDPQGWVAGNLSAWGDGAAGFTLPGFRFLTPPHPPSANLIPLKPEEHAIKFEVCVDGECRILGRVVWPGPDGVPQSTLLGILLPLLLLVAALATALVFSYWWQRKQLVLPPNLDDLASLDQTTGATPLPILYSGSDYRSGLDSTCVHGASFSNSEDESCVPLLRKESIQLRDLDSALLAEVKDVLIPHERVVTHSDRVIGKGHFGVVYHGEYIDQAQNRIQCAIKSLSRITEMQQVEAFLREGLLMRGLNHPNVLALIGIMLPPEGLPHVLLPYMCHGDLLQFIRSPQRNPTVKDLISFGLQVAHGMEYLAEQKFVHRDLAARNCMLDESFTVKVADFGLARDILDKEYYSVRQHRHARLPVKWMALESLQTYRFTTKSDVWSFGVLLWELLTRGAPPYPHIDPFDLTHFLAQGRRLPQPEYCPNSLYQVMQQCWEADPAARPTFGVLVGEVEQIVSALLGDHYVQLPATYMNLGPSTSHEMNVHPEQQQSSPMPGSAHRPRPLSEPPRPT from the exons ATGGAGCTCCTCCCTCCGCTGCCTCAGTCCTTCttactgctgctgctgttgcctGCCAAGCCCGCGGCGGCCAAGGAATGGCAGTGCCCGCGCACCCCCTACGCGGCCTCTCGAGACTTTAACGTGAAGTACATGGTGCCCAGCTTCTCCGCCGGAGGCCTGGTGCAGACCATGGTGACCTACCAGGGCGACAAAAATGAGAGTGCTGTGTTTGTAGCCATACGCAATCGCCTGCACGTGCTTGGGCCTGACCTGAAGTCTGTCCAGAGCCTGGCCACGGGCCCTGCTGGGGACCCTGGCTGCCAGACGTGTGCAGCCTGTGGCCCAGGCCCCCACGGCCCTTCCGGTGACACAGACACAAAGGTGCTGGTGCTGGAGCCCGCGCTGCCTGCCCTGGTCAGTTGTGGCTCCAGCCTGCAGGGCCGCTGCTTCCTGCATGACCTAGATCCCCAAGGGACAGCCGTGCATCTGGCAGCGCCAGCCTGCCTCTTCTCAGCCCACCATAACCGGCCCGATGACTGCCCCGACTGTGTGGCCAGCCCATTGGGCACCCGTGTGACTGTGGTTGAGCAAGGCCAGGCCTCCTATTTCTACGTGGCATCCTCACTGGACGCAGCCGTGGCTGCCAGCTTCAGCCCACGCTCAGTGTCTATCAGGCGTCTCAAGGCCGACGCCTCGGGATTTGCACCGGGCTTTGTGGCGTTGTCAGTGCTGCCCAAGCATcttgtctcctacagtattgaATACGTGCACAGCTTCCATACGGGAGCCTTCGTCTACTTCCTGACTGTACAGCCGGCCAGCGTGACTGATGCTCCTGGTGCCCTGCACACACGCCTGGCACGACTTAGCGCCACTGAGCCAGAGTTGGGTGACTATCGGGAGCTGGTCCTCGACTGCAGATTTGCTCCAAAACGCAGGCGCCGGGGGGCCCCAGAGGGCGGACAGCCCTACCCTGTGCTGCGGGTGGCCCACTCTGCTCCAGTGGGTGCTCAACTTGCCACTGAGCTGAGCATTGCTGAGGGCCAGGAAGTGCTATTTGGGGTCTTTGTGGCTGGCAAGGATAGTGGCCCTGGCGTGGGCCCCAACTCTGTCGTCTGTGCCTTCCCCATTGACCTGCTGGACACATTAATTGATGAAGGTGTGGAGCGCTGTTGTGAATCCCCAGTCCATCCAGGCCTCCGGCGAGGCCTCGACTTCTTCCAGTCACCCAGTTTTTGCCCCAACCCG CCTGGCCTGGAGGCCCCCAGCCCCAACACCAGCTGCCGCCACTTCCCTTTGCTGGTCAGTAGCAGCTTCTCACGTGTGGACCTATTCAATGGGCTGTTGGGAACAGTAGAGGTCACTGCACTGTATGTGACACGCCTTGACAACGTCACAGTGGCACACATGGGCACAGCGGATGGGCGTATCCTGCAG GTGGAGCTGGCCAGGTCACTCAACTACTTGCTGTATGTGTCCAACTTCTCACTGGGTGACAGTGGGCAGCCCGTGCAGCGGGATGTCAGTCGCCTTGGGGACCACCTATTCTTCGCCTCTGGGGAGCAG GTTTTCCAGGTGCCTATCCAAGGCCCTGGCTGCCGCCACTTCCTCACCTGTGGGCGTTGCCTAAGGGCACAGCGTTTCATGGGCTGTGGCTGGTGTGGGAACATGTGTGGCCGGCAGAAGGAGTGTCCTGGCTCCTGGCAACAGGACCACTGTCCGCCTAAGCTTACTGAG TTCCACCCCCACAGTGGACCTTTAAGGGGCAGTACAAGGCTGACCCTGTGTGGCTCCAACTTCTACCTGCACCCTTCTGGTCTGGTGCCTGAGGGAACCCATCAGATCACGGTGGGCCAAAGTCCCTGCCAGCCACTGCCCAAGGACAGCTCAAAACTCAG ACCAGTGCCCCGGAAAGACTTTGTAGAGGAGTTTGAGTGTGAACTGGAGCCCTTGGGCACCCAAGCAGTGGGGCCTACCAACGTCAGCCTCACCGTGACTAACATGCCACCGGGCAAGCACTTCCGGGTAGACGGCACCTCCATGCTGAGAGGCTTCTTTTTCATG GAGCCAGTGCTGATAGCAGTGCAACCCCTCTTTGGCCCACGGGCAGGAGGCACCTGTCTCACTCTTGAAGGCCAGAGTCTGTCTGTAGGCACCAGCCGGGCTGTGCTGGTCAATGGGACTGAGTGTCTGCTAGCACG GGTCAGTGAGGGGCAGCTTTTATGTGCCACACCCCCTGGGGCCATGGTGGCCAGTGTCCCCCTTAGCCTGCAGGTGGGGGGTGCCCAGGTACCTGGTTCCTGGACCTTCCACTACAGAGAAGACCCTGTCGTGCTAAGCATCAGCCCCAACTGTGGCTACAG CAACTCCCACATCACCATCTGTGGCCAGCATCTAACTTCAGCATGGCACTTAGTGCTGTCATTCCATGACGGGCTCAGGGCAGTGGAGAGCAGG TGTGAGAGGCAGCTTCCAGAGCAGCAGTTGTGCCGCCTGCCTGAATATGTGGTCCAAGACCCCCAGGGATGGGTGGCAGGAAATCTGAGTGCCTGGGGGGATGGAGCTGCTGGCTTTACACTGCCTGGCTTTCGCTTCCTAACCCCACCCCATCCACCCAGTGCCAACCTAATTCCACTGAAGCCTGAGGAGCATGCCATTAAGTTTGAG GTCTGCGTGGATGGTGAATGTCGCATCCTGGGTAGAGTGGTGTGGCCAGGGCCAGATGGGGTCCCACAGAGCACGCTCCTTGGTATCCTGCTGCCTTTGCTGCTGCTTGTGGCCGCATTGGCCACTGCACTGGTCTTCAGCTACTGGTGGCAGAGGAAGCAGCTAG TTCTTCCTCCCAACCTGGATGACCTGGCATCCCTGGACCAGACTACTGGAGCCACACCCCTGCCTATTCTCTACTCGGGCTCTGACTACAGAAGTGGCCTTG ATTCCACTTGTGTCCATGGAGCATCCTTCTCCAATAGTGAAGATGAATCCTGTGTTCCACTGCTGCGGAAAGAGTCCATCCAGCTAAGGGACCTGGACTCTGCGCTGTTGGCTGAGGTCAAGGATGTGCTGATTCCCCATGAGCGGGTGGTCACCCACAGTGACCGAGTCATTGGCAAAG GCCACTTTGGAGTTGTCTACCATGGAGAATACATAGACCAGGCCCAGAATCGAATCCAATGTGCCATCAAGTCACTAAGTC GCATCACAGAGATGCAGCAGGTGGAGGCCTTCCTTCGAGAGGGGCTGCTCATGCGTGGCCTGAACCACCCGAATGTGCTGGCTCTCATTGGTATCATGTTGCCACCCGAGGGCCTGCCCCATGTGCTGCTGCCCTATATGTGCCACGGTGACCTGCTCCAGTTCATCCGCTCACCTCAGCGG AACCCCACCGTGAAGGACCTCATCAGCTTTGGCCTGCAGGTAGCCCATGGCATGGAGTACCTCGCAGAGCAGAAGTTTGTGCACAGGGACCTGGCTGCGCGAAACTGCAT GCTGGACGAGTCATTCACTGTCAAAGTGGCTGACTTTGGTTTGGCCCGTGACATCCTGGACAAGGAATACTATAGTGTTCGACAGCATCGCCACGCTCGCCTACCTGTGAAGTGGATGGCGCTGGAGAGCCTGCAGACCTATAGATTTACCACCAAGTCTGATGTG TGGTCATTTGGTGTGCTGCTGTGGGAACTGTTGACACGGGGTGCCCCACCATACCCCCACATCGACCCTTTTGACCTCACCCACTTCCTGGCCCAGGGTCGGCGCCTGCCCCAGCCTGAGTATTGCCCCAATTCTCT GTACCAAGTGATGCAGCAATGCTGGGAGGCGGACCCAGCAGCACGACCCACCTTCGGAGTACTAGTGGGGGAAGTGGAGCAGATAGTGTCTGCACTGCTTGGGGACCATTATGTGCAGCTGCCAGCAACCTACATGAACCTGGGCCCCAGCACCTCACATGAGATGAATGTGCATCCAGAACAGCAGCAGTCCTCACCCATGCCAGGGAGTGCACACCGGCCCCGGCCACTCTCAGAGCCTCCTCGGCCCACTTGA
- the MST1R gene encoding macrophage-stimulating protein receptor isoform X1: MELLPPLPQSFLLLLLLPAKPAAAKEWQCPRTPYAASRDFNVKYMVPSFSAGGLVQTMVTYQGDKNESAVFVAIRNRLHVLGPDLKSVQSLATGPAGDPGCQTCAACGPGPHGPSGDTDTKVLVLEPALPALVSCGSSLQGRCFLHDLDPQGTAVHLAAPACLFSAHHNRPDDCPDCVASPLGTRVTVVEQGQASYFYVASSLDAAVAASFSPRSVSIRRLKADASGFAPGFVALSVLPKHLVSYSIEYVHSFHTGAFVYFLTVQPASVTDAPGALHTRLARLSATEPELGDYRELVLDCRFAPKRRRRGAPEGGQPYPVLRVAHSAPVGAQLATELSIAEGQEVLFGVFVAGKDSGPGVGPNSVVCAFPIDLLDTLIDEGVERCCESPVHPGLRRGLDFFQSPSFCPNPPGLEAPSPNTSCRHFPLLVSSSFSRVDLFNGLLGTVEVTALYVTRLDNVTVAHMGTADGRILQVELARSLNYLLYVSNFSLGDSGQPVQRDVSRLGDHLFFASGEQVFQVPIQGPGCRHFLTCGRCLRAQRFMGCGWCGNMCGRQKECPGSWQQDHCPPKLTEFHPHSGPLRGSTRLTLCGSNFYLHPSGLVPEGTHQITVGQSPCQPLPKDSSKLRGSPWCPRPVPRKDFVEEFECELEPLGTQAVGPTNVSLTVTNMPPGKHFRVDGTSMLRGFFFMEPVLIAVQPLFGPRAGGTCLTLEGQSLSVGTSRAVLVNGTECLLARVSEGQLLCATPPGAMVASVPLSLQVGGAQVPGSWTFHYREDPVVLSISPNCGYSNSHITICGQHLTSAWHLVLSFHDGLRAVESRQCERQLPEQQLCRLPEYVVQDPQGWVAGNLSAWGDGAAGFTLPGFRFLTPPHPPSANLIPLKPEEHAIKFEYIGLGAVTDCVGVNVTVGGESCQHEFRGDMVVCPLPPSLQLGKDGAPLQVCVDGECRILGRVVWPGPDGVPQSTLLGILLPLLLLVAALATALVFSYWWQRKQLVLPPNLDDLASLDQTTGATPLPILYSGSDYRSGLARPATDGLDSTCVHGASFSNSEDESCVPLLRKESIQLRDLDSALLAEVKDVLIPHERVVTHSDRVIGKGHFGVVYHGEYIDQAQNRIQCAIKSLSRITEMQQVEAFLREGLLMRGLNHPNVLALIGIMLPPEGLPHVLLPYMCHGDLLQFIRSPQRNPTVKDLISFGLQVAHGMEYLAEQKFVHRDLAARNCMLDESFTVKVADFGLARDILDKEYYSVRQHRHARLPVKWMALESLQTYRFTTKSDVWSFGVLLWELLTRGAPPYPHIDPFDLTHFLAQGRRLPQPEYCPNSLYQVMQQCWEADPAARPTFGVLVGEVEQIVSALLGDHYVQLPATYMNLGPSTSHEMNVHPEQQQSSPMPGSAHRPRPLSEPPRPT, from the exons ATGGAGCTCCTCCCTCCGCTGCCTCAGTCCTTCttactgctgctgctgttgcctGCCAAGCCCGCGGCGGCCAAGGAATGGCAGTGCCCGCGCACCCCCTACGCGGCCTCTCGAGACTTTAACGTGAAGTACATGGTGCCCAGCTTCTCCGCCGGAGGCCTGGTGCAGACCATGGTGACCTACCAGGGCGACAAAAATGAGAGTGCTGTGTTTGTAGCCATACGCAATCGCCTGCACGTGCTTGGGCCTGACCTGAAGTCTGTCCAGAGCCTGGCCACGGGCCCTGCTGGGGACCCTGGCTGCCAGACGTGTGCAGCCTGTGGCCCAGGCCCCCACGGCCCTTCCGGTGACACAGACACAAAGGTGCTGGTGCTGGAGCCCGCGCTGCCTGCCCTGGTCAGTTGTGGCTCCAGCCTGCAGGGCCGCTGCTTCCTGCATGACCTAGATCCCCAAGGGACAGCCGTGCATCTGGCAGCGCCAGCCTGCCTCTTCTCAGCCCACCATAACCGGCCCGATGACTGCCCCGACTGTGTGGCCAGCCCATTGGGCACCCGTGTGACTGTGGTTGAGCAAGGCCAGGCCTCCTATTTCTACGTGGCATCCTCACTGGACGCAGCCGTGGCTGCCAGCTTCAGCCCACGCTCAGTGTCTATCAGGCGTCTCAAGGCCGACGCCTCGGGATTTGCACCGGGCTTTGTGGCGTTGTCAGTGCTGCCCAAGCATcttgtctcctacagtattgaATACGTGCACAGCTTCCATACGGGAGCCTTCGTCTACTTCCTGACTGTACAGCCGGCCAGCGTGACTGATGCTCCTGGTGCCCTGCACACACGCCTGGCACGACTTAGCGCCACTGAGCCAGAGTTGGGTGACTATCGGGAGCTGGTCCTCGACTGCAGATTTGCTCCAAAACGCAGGCGCCGGGGGGCCCCAGAGGGCGGACAGCCCTACCCTGTGCTGCGGGTGGCCCACTCTGCTCCAGTGGGTGCTCAACTTGCCACTGAGCTGAGCATTGCTGAGGGCCAGGAAGTGCTATTTGGGGTCTTTGTGGCTGGCAAGGATAGTGGCCCTGGCGTGGGCCCCAACTCTGTCGTCTGTGCCTTCCCCATTGACCTGCTGGACACATTAATTGATGAAGGTGTGGAGCGCTGTTGTGAATCCCCAGTCCATCCAGGCCTCCGGCGAGGCCTCGACTTCTTCCAGTCACCCAGTTTTTGCCCCAACCCG CCTGGCCTGGAGGCCCCCAGCCCCAACACCAGCTGCCGCCACTTCCCTTTGCTGGTCAGTAGCAGCTTCTCACGTGTGGACCTATTCAATGGGCTGTTGGGAACAGTAGAGGTCACTGCACTGTATGTGACACGCCTTGACAACGTCACAGTGGCACACATGGGCACAGCGGATGGGCGTATCCTGCAG GTGGAGCTGGCCAGGTCACTCAACTACTTGCTGTATGTGTCCAACTTCTCACTGGGTGACAGTGGGCAGCCCGTGCAGCGGGATGTCAGTCGCCTTGGGGACCACCTATTCTTCGCCTCTGGGGAGCAG GTTTTCCAGGTGCCTATCCAAGGCCCTGGCTGCCGCCACTTCCTCACCTGTGGGCGTTGCCTAAGGGCACAGCGTTTCATGGGCTGTGGCTGGTGTGGGAACATGTGTGGCCGGCAGAAGGAGTGTCCTGGCTCCTGGCAACAGGACCACTGTCCGCCTAAGCTTACTGAG TTCCACCCCCACAGTGGACCTTTAAGGGGCAGTACAAGGCTGACCCTGTGTGGCTCCAACTTCTACCTGCACCCTTCTGGTCTGGTGCCTGAGGGAACCCATCAGATCACGGTGGGCCAAAGTCCCTGCCAGCCACTGCCCAAGGACAGCTCAAAACTCAG GGGTTCCCCCTGGTGCCCCAGACCAGTGCCCCGGAAAGACTTTGTAGAGGAGTTTGAGTGTGAACTGGAGCCCTTGGGCACCCAAGCAGTGGGGCCTACCAACGTCAGCCTCACCGTGACTAACATGCCACCGGGCAAGCACTTCCGGGTAGACGGCACCTCCATGCTGAGAGGCTTCTTTTTCATG GAGCCAGTGCTGATAGCAGTGCAACCCCTCTTTGGCCCACGGGCAGGAGGCACCTGTCTCACTCTTGAAGGCCAGAGTCTGTCTGTAGGCACCAGCCGGGCTGTGCTGGTCAATGGGACTGAGTGTCTGCTAGCACG GGTCAGTGAGGGGCAGCTTTTATGTGCCACACCCCCTGGGGCCATGGTGGCCAGTGTCCCCCTTAGCCTGCAGGTGGGGGGTGCCCAGGTACCTGGTTCCTGGACCTTCCACTACAGAGAAGACCCTGTCGTGCTAAGCATCAGCCCCAACTGTGGCTACAG CAACTCCCACATCACCATCTGTGGCCAGCATCTAACTTCAGCATGGCACTTAGTGCTGTCATTCCATGACGGGCTCAGGGCAGTGGAGAGCAGG CAGTGTGAGAGGCAGCTTCCAGAGCAGCAGTTGTGCCGCCTGCCTGAATATGTGGTCCAAGACCCCCAGGGATGGGTGGCAGGAAATCTGAGTGCCTGGGGGGATGGAGCTGCTGGCTTTACACTGCCTGGCTTTCGCTTCCTAACCCCACCCCATCCACCCAGTGCCAACCTAATTCCACTGAAGCCTGAGGAGCATGCCATTAAGTTTGAG TATAttgggctgggtgctgtgactGACTGCGTGGGTGTCAACGTGACCGTGGGTGGTGAGAGCTGCCAGCACGAGTTCCGGGGGGACATGGTTGTCTGCCCCCTGCCCCCATCCCTGCAGCTTGGCAAGGATGGTGCCCCACTGCAG GTCTGCGTGGATGGTGAATGTCGCATCCTGGGTAGAGTGGTGTGGCCAGGGCCAGATGGGGTCCCACAGAGCACGCTCCTTGGTATCCTGCTGCCTTTGCTGCTGCTTGTGGCCGCATTGGCCACTGCACTGGTCTTCAGCTACTGGTGGCAGAGGAAGCAGCTAG TTCTTCCTCCCAACCTGGATGACCTGGCATCCCTGGACCAGACTACTGGAGCCACACCCCTGCCTATTCTCTACTCGGGCTCTGACTACAGAAGTGGCCTTG CACGCCCTGCCACTGATGGTCTAGATTCCACTTGTGTCCATGGAGCATCCTTCTCCAATAGTGAAGATGAATCCTGTGTTCCACTGCTGCGGAAAGAGTCCATCCAGCTAAGGGACCTGGACTCTGCGCTGTTGGCTGAGGTCAAGGATGTGCTGATTCCCCATGAGCGGGTGGTCACCCACAGTGACCGAGTCATTGGCAAAG GCCACTTTGGAGTTGTCTACCATGGAGAATACATAGACCAGGCCCAGAATCGAATCCAATGTGCCATCAAGTCACTAAGTC GCATCACAGAGATGCAGCAGGTGGAGGCCTTCCTTCGAGAGGGGCTGCTCATGCGTGGCCTGAACCACCCGAATGTGCTGGCTCTCATTGGTATCATGTTGCCACCCGAGGGCCTGCCCCATGTGCTGCTGCCCTATATGTGCCACGGTGACCTGCTCCAGTTCATCCGCTCACCTCAGCGG AACCCCACCGTGAAGGACCTCATCAGCTTTGGCCTGCAGGTAGCCCATGGCATGGAGTACCTCGCAGAGCAGAAGTTTGTGCACAGGGACCTGGCTGCGCGAAACTGCAT GCTGGACGAGTCATTCACTGTCAAAGTGGCTGACTTTGGTTTGGCCCGTGACATCCTGGACAAGGAATACTATAGTGTTCGACAGCATCGCCACGCTCGCCTACCTGTGAAGTGGATGGCGCTGGAGAGCCTGCAGACCTATAGATTTACCACCAAGTCTGATGTG TGGTCATTTGGTGTGCTGCTGTGGGAACTGTTGACACGGGGTGCCCCACCATACCCCCACATCGACCCTTTTGACCTCACCCACTTCCTGGCCCAGGGTCGGCGCCTGCCCCAGCCTGAGTATTGCCCCAATTCTCT GTACCAAGTGATGCAGCAATGCTGGGAGGCGGACCCAGCAGCACGACCCACCTTCGGAGTACTAGTGGGGGAAGTGGAGCAGATAGTGTCTGCACTGCTTGGGGACCATTATGTGCAGCTGCCAGCAACCTACATGAACCTGGGCCCCAGCACCTCACATGAGATGAATGTGCATCCAGAACAGCAGCAGTCCTCACCCATGCCAGGGAGTGCACACCGGCCCCGGCCACTCTCAGAGCCTCCTCGGCCCACTTGA